A window of the Streptomyces finlayi genome harbors these coding sequences:
- a CDS encoding helix-turn-helix transcriptional regulator, with product MRRALPDRYLTPLDLADLLGVPVETVYQWRRKDTGPRGFRVGRHLRYDPEDVRAWVASLMDKEAA from the coding sequence ATGAGGCGAGCGCTGCCCGACCGCTATCTGACCCCGCTCGACCTGGCAGACCTCCTGGGCGTCCCCGTCGAGACGGTCTACCAGTGGCGCCGCAAGGACACCGGTCCCCGCGGCTTCCGCGTCGGCCGCCACCTCCGCTACGACCCCGAAGACGTCCGCGCCTGGGTCGCCTCCCTCATGGACAAGGAAGCCGCCTGA